The Nyctibius grandis isolate bNycGra1 chromosome 33, bNycGra1.pri, whole genome shotgun sequence nucleotide sequence GGTGGGCGGCACGTCGAAGTTGATGACGGCGGCGACGTTCTGGAAGTCGATGCCCCGCGCGACGCCGTACTCGGGGTCCTTGCCcttgctggggggggggacacacgagGTGTTGGGGGGGGTCAGGGACCCCCGAGAacatggggacaccctgggcaAGGGGACATGTGGGGGACAGACACGTGGGCACAGAGACACTGGGAAAGGGGATCCCCGTGGGTACGGGAACACTCTGggcttggggacatggtgggcACTGACACCCATGTGGGCACAGGGACCCCAGAgccatggggacagggcagggacaCCCCCCCGGGCAAGAGAAACCCCCCACCTTGGGGACACAGCGGGGACAGGCAACCCCCTCTGGGGACAAGGACATCCCTGCGGGCACAGGGAACCCCCCCGGGGACAGGGATACCTGGGCAGAAACACCCCCACAGCACTGGGCCACCTTCCCTGGCCACAGCAGGACATCGCCCTGCTGACACAGTGGCACCCACAGGGCACTGGTGACACGTAGGGGACCTCAGTGGCACCCAGGGGACCTTGGTGGCACCCAGGGGACCTCGGTGGCACCCAGGGCCTCACCTCTGGGCCGCAGCCTTGCGTTTCTTGCGGGGGGGCTGCCCCGCCGGTGCCTCCTCGTCGGTGGCCACGATGTAGTCGTAGATGCCCCGGTTGAACTGGGTGATGACGTGGCACCTGGGCACACGGCGGGTGCCTGTCACcatccctgccccccccccccgccccaaaccCACAGGCACCCTCTGTGGGCACCCTGCGCCctcctgggaccccccccagggtGTCCTCACCCCCCTGGGTGCTTCCCCCAAGGGCACCCTATTTCCCTGGGCACCCCTCAGCTCACCCGGGCCACCCTTGGCCACCCCTTGTCCCCCCTTAACCCTTCTCCATGCCACCCCAGAGGTTACCCCAACCCCCTGTGGGCAACCCCCCGTCCCAGGGGTTACCCCAACCCCCTGTGGGCACCCCCCCGTTCCCAGGGGTTACCCCAACACCCCATGGGCACCCCATCACCCTCTGCACCCCCCATTTCCCCTCCTTAATGCCACCCCAGGGTCACCCCAAGTCCCTGTGGgcacccccccatccccaggggTTACCCCAACCCCCTGTGGGCACCCCCTCATCCCCAGGGGTAACCCCCACCCCTGTGGGCACCCCACCGTCCCCAAGGGTACCCCCCACCCCTGTGGGCACCCCACCGTCCCCAGGGTTACCCCAACCCCCATGACCCCATGGGCACCCCATCACCCCCTGCACCCATTTCCCCTCCTCAATGCCACCCCAGGGGTACCCCACCCCCCGTGGGCACCCCCCCGTCCCCTCGGGGCTCACCGGGAGCGGGCGGGCAGCTCGGAGTTGAGGGCGCAGGCGGCGATGCCGAACTGCTCGAGGAAGAGCTTGAGGCGGTAGCAGCGGGCGAGGGTGCCCACGAAGAGCAGGGCGCGGCCCCGCAGCAGGCGCAGCTTGAGCAGGGCGCAGAGCAGCAGGAACTTGTCCTCCTCGGCGCCGCAGCGCACCGCGAACTGCCGCAGCTGGCACCCACCCGGCAGCCGCGGCTCCGCCGGCCGCACCGTCACCTGCGCCGGGCACCGCACGGGTGAGGGGACGCGGCTGCGGGGGGGGCTGGTGTGTGTTCCCCCCCCACCAGCTGCCCCCATACTCTGGATGTGCCCCAAAACATGCCCCTGTGGGTGCTACGGGCCCATATCCCGGTATCACCCATCTCTGTACCTGCCTcggaccccccagccctccccctgtgccaccctgacccccccaaaccagcccttgtgcccccccagcacccccagacctccccctgtgccaccctgacccccccaaaCCAGCCCTTGTGCCCCCCCAGCACTCCCAAACCTCCCCCTGTGCCCCTCTGGCCCCCCTAAACCAGCCCTCGTGaccccctggcacccccagACCTCCCCCTgtgcccctccagcccccccagACCACCCTCCgtgcccccccggccccccagaCCTCCCGCTgtgcctccccagcccccctaAACCAGCTCCagtgccccccccagcacccccaaaccagccccagtgcccccccagcacccccagacttcccccagtgtccccccagcaCTCTCAGACctccccccgtgcccccctggccccccccaGACCTCCCCCCGTGCcgccccagcacccccaaacCAGCCCTtgtgccccccccagcacccccagccctccccctgtgcccctccagcccccccaaaCCAGCCCCCATGCCCCACTGGCACCCCCAAACCACCCCCCGTGccccctggcacccccagccctccccccGTGCCCCCACTCACGGGGTTGTGCAGCACCAGTTCCCTGAGGGCCTCCACGTCGGGGCTGAAGGTGGCCGACATGAGCAGTGCCTGGTAGATCTTGGGGAGGTGgctgggggggtgcagggggggctcagtgccacccccaccccccccagctgGGGGTGAGGGCCCCCTCCCCAGACCCTTGGCACCAGGCCTGGcgacacccagctccctcctcgAGCCCCCGCTGTGACCCCTCAGCCCTGGCACCCAAACGCCCCCCAGCTCTGCACGGGCCCCCCGGTGTCATCCCACCCTGGCTGTGCCCCCAAACCCTGGGCTgtgccccccaaccccaggctgtgccccccataccccccagccccacagccctggcaTTGCCCCCCAAACACTCACGGTGGTCCCCAAACCTTGTCTGTACCCCCCATGTCCTCTACCCTCACCAGAGCTCACCAAACCCTCAGTGTCCCCCAAAACCTCTGGCAGTGCCCCCCAAACCCTCAGTGCCCCCAACCCCCCTGGCTGTGCCCCCCATTTCTCCAACCCCAGcagtgccccccagccctgccacagaCCCCCACAATTCTCAGTGTCCCCCTCAGACCCAGcagtgccccccagccctgacagCGTCCCCCAACCCCTCACACTACCCTCAAACCCCAGGTGCCACCCCCCAAACCATCAgtgccccccaaaccccaggcAGTGCCCTCCCACATTCTCCGGCCCCAGCAttgcccccccagccctggagctgTCCCCCAACCCATCACAGTACCCCTAAATGCCAAGCAGTGCGccccaaacccctggctgtaCCCCCCACGTCCTCCAGCCCTGGcagtgccccccccgccccggcaatgcccccccagccccatgcccACCCCCCCCAGGGGTGCCCCTCACCACAGCAGCGCCTTGATGTCCTCGCCGAAGCCGAAGGAGAGCAGCAGATCGGCCTCgtccagcaccagcagctccagcgAGTGCCGCAGGCTCAGGCTGCGGGCGCCCACGTGTGCCAGCACCCGCCCCGGCGTGCCCACCACCACGTCCGGCTTCTCCATCAGCACCGGCCTGCCCAGACGCCGCGTCACCCACCGCCCACCTCtgcccgggggggtcccggggtgGGGGTGAGCTCACCTCTGGGCAGCGAGGTCGGCGTGGGCGCAGAGGTCGGCCACGCGCACGTCGCGGGCGCAGAAAGCCGCCAGCTGCCGCAGGCTCCGCGCCAcctgctgccccagctcctTGGAGGGCACCAGCACCAGCGCCCGCACCGCCTGCGCCACCGCCGAGGGCGCCTGCGCCCCCCCACGCCGTCACCGCCGGTGTGGGGGGACGGGAAAGCTGCCCCGGCACCACACGgagcaccccccaccccacagagCGCCCCATTGCCCcactgagaccccccctgcccACATAACGATGGTGCCCCCGTGCCCCATCCTCCCCAGATACCCCCCAGTACCCCCAGATCCACCCATACCCAGTGCCCACCCCTGCCTGGATgccccccccagtgtccccccatgCCCAAAACCCCCCAGACCCCGTgtaccccacagcacccacccttGCCCACACATCCCACGTGCCCACCTGTGCCCACCCCTGCCTGGATGTCCCCTGTTGTTCCCCCATGCCCAAAACCCCACAGACCCCGTGTACCCCATGGCACCCAACCCCACCCACACACCCCAGGTGCCCCCCAATGACCCCCCCCCATGCCCAAAACCCCACAGACCCCCTgtaccccacagcacccacccctgCCCACACACCCCACGTGCTCCTCGGTGGCCGCCCCCCTGCCTGgatgccccccagcacccccccaaGCCCAACCCCCCAAGGTGCCCCCCCGCTCACCGCCTTGACGCGCAGGAGGTGCTGCAGCAGGGGCAGCCCGTACGCCCCCGTTTTCCCGGAGCCCGTCCTGGCCCGGGCCAGCAGATCGCGACCCTCCAGCGCCAGCGGAATGGCCTCGGCCTGGATGGCCGTAGGGGtggcccagcccagctccgcCACCGCCTGCGGGGACCGTCACCTCAGGgctccccagtgctcccccCTCACAGGAGGGGCACCCACTGCCAACCCCTCCCCGCAGCGGGGGGACCCAGGCCAGCAAAGCACCCCCACCCCGAGTGACCCCGCTGtcccagcccctcaccccccccccaaccccaaaaGCACCCCCATTTcccggccccctcccctccaagGGACCCCAGAGTCAGCCCCCTCAGGGCCCCCCCCACCGATGGCCCCTCaagccccccaccccctccaaGGGACCCCCATGTCCCAGCTACCTCCCCTCCAAGGGACCCCAGACTCTTGGCCCCTtcagagcccccccccaccaaTGCCCCCAGGCGTCTGGGCCCCTcaagccccccaccccccatcGGGACCCCCATTTCCCAGCCCCTCCCTTCCAAGGGACCCCAGTCTTAGCCCTCCCAGggcctcccccctccccatcgAGGCCTCCCCCTCGCCCACCGTGCCTCCCCCGAGGCCGAGCGgacccccaggccccccccagcccaccgTGCCCCCCAGCGCACCCGCAGCAGCCGCCCGTCCAGCCCCATGTGCTCGAAGCCCGGCGCCgtcccctccgccgccgccatgTTGCCCGCCCGCCTCCACACTGCGCCTGCGCGCTCCCCCCGGCACTTCCGCCGCGCGCCCAGAGCGCCCCCTAGCTCCGCGCTCCGCCGCAGCGCCCCCTGGCGGTGGAGGACCGCTCCGCGGAGGACCGCGCAGCACCCCCAAGTAAAACCATCATCGAGCTCCATCGGACTccaaaaacctttattttttccctcaaaacGCCTCCGCGGGGGCTGCCCCCCACCCTGATGGCAGGCAGGGCCCCCCCTACCCTGCCCACCACCCCCGGGGTGCCAGGGGGTACAGGGGAGGCTGTAGGTGGTGATGGGTGGGTGGGTTGGACATGGCCGGGGGGGGCTACACCAGCTTCTTGGCCTCGAAGAAGCTCTTGAGGTGCCTCATCTGCCAGATGCcggtgaggatgaggatgatggTTTGGGCGATGGACCACCACAGCACCCGCTGGTTGGTGCTCTCGCTCGTCATGCGGAAACGCTCCTCCCGGtactgccggggaggggggagaaaaaaaggtggGGAGGGGTGTTGTGGtgattgggggggggggaaaaggaggggttcacccccccggcaccccctcCTCACCCGCTGGTAGTTCTGTTCCTTCTGGATCTGCTCGACCTGGTCGAGGAGCTGGCGGGCGCGGAGCTGCAGCTCCGTCAGCTTGTCCTTGGCGGCGATTTCGGGGTAGTTGTTGGTGTGTTCGCCCACCTGGATGTCCAGGTGCACCcgctgcggggtggggggacacaagACACACGTCAGCGGACCCCCCGCCGCCGCTGACACCCCCTCCCCGGGTTTAGGGGTTCCCCCACAACACCAAATTACCAGTTTGCCGCCAGCAAAGAGCGCCATGCGGGTGGAGTTGGAGTGGAGGCAGATCTGGTGCTCGCCCGGCGTGTGGGAGGTGAAGGTGAAGCGTCCCTCGGAGCCGTACTGCCGCGAGAGCACCACCTGCGCCCGCCCGCGCCCGTCACccggcgcccgcccgccccacgGACCActgccctggctgctggggcacCCCATGGTCCTCAGGGACCCCCTGCCCTTGTTGGGGTGGGTACACTGTGCACCCCAAGGAACCCACGCCCCAGCTGGTGGGCACCCagtgtccccctgccccagctggaAGGCACCCTGTATGCTCCAGGGACCTCACACCCAAGATACTGGGCACCCCAtgcaccccagggaccccctgcCTAGGCTGGCAGGGACCCTGTGCTCCCTAGGGACCCACACCCAGGCTGGTATGCACCACATGCACTCCAGGGACCCCCTGCCCCGGCTGGCAGggaccccagggaccccccaccccagctggaAGGCACTCTAGGGACCCCCTGCCCTCACTGGTGGGCACCCTGTGCTCCCCAGGGACACCCTGCCCTAACTGGAAGCATCCCAGGGACCCCACACCCAGGCTGGTGGGTGCCCCAtgcaccccagggaccccctgccccagcttgTGAGCAACCCAGGAGCCCTAGGGACCCCACACCCAGGCTGGTgagcaccccagggaccccctaCCCTCACTGGTGGACACCCCACATGCCCCAGAGACCCCACCTCTGGGCCGGTGGGTGCTCAGGCCCCCTCGAggacccccaccccagggtgGGGTGcccaatccccccccccccccaagccgCTCACCTTGCCGTCGGGGTCCTTCACCTCCACGTGCATGCCCAGCCCGGGGGTGGAGGGCAGGAACGACTCCGACTGCTTGTCCCACAGCTGCGTCCGGTAGTTCCCTGGGGGGAGGCAGTGGCGGCGGGTCAGAGTGGGGCCCGGTACCCCCGGCCAGgcccccccccgtccccatcTCCCGCAGGGCTCCCCATtgccccccgctccctcccagTGGTCGCTCCcatcaccccccccccctcacaAGCCCCGGTGGTCCCTCCCGttaccccccccctccccccgccacTCACCGATAACCATCGTCTCATCCGGGATTTCCTCGATGAAACACCGTTTTTCGGTCTCGCCGATATGGAAATAAAGCCCGTGGGCGCTCCAGGCCGCCAACACCACAGCGGCAAGCGCCGCCCGGAGCCTCTCGCCGCCCGCCATTACCCCCGGCCCCCCTCCCGCCTTcccggggcccggcgggggcgCCACTGCGCATGCGCCGCGCTCCCTCACGCACTGCCCATGCGCAGCTTTGTCCCAGCACACGCTGCGCATGCGCATCTCTCCCAGCTGCGCACATTGCGCATGCGCACCCCCGCCGCCGGCCACTCGCCGCTCCACACGCCATCACCTGCGTTGCCGGCGACGGCCTCTTTACTGCGCATGCGCCGTCGCCATGGTGACACACCCCCCCGCTCGGTGGCGCAGCTGGGAGGGCGCCGCGCCCCCAGCGCTGAGGTTGGTAGTTCGAATCCCGCATCCTCCAGCTCCGAGGGGCTCCGTGACCCCCACTCATgtcccggtgtccccccccGGGGACGATCGGTCTCCGTTGTCCCCCCAAGTCGCACCGAGCCCTCCGGTGGGGCGGAGCCAACCCCTCCAGCTGTGTGGCAACACCACCGCCaacctccttccttccttccttccttcctccccgcCGCTGTCCCGGCGCTTggccggggtggggggtcccatGGGTGAGCGGGTGAccggggaccccccacccctgctCTGGGGAAGCGGAACCGCGGGCACCGATTGCGCCAACCCCACCCGCCGCCCCCGCAGGCTGGGGATTCCGGGAGGGGTTATAAGGGCGGGGGGCGCGCGCGGCGGGTACCGGGGTGCCATGGCGTGCCGGCCCGCGCTCACCCTcgccctcctcttcctctgcgcAGAGGCCGAAGGCTTCGCCCTCTGCCACGCTCCCGCCCTGCAGACCAAAGTGTTCCAGTATCGGTAAGGAGGGGGCGGTGAGCGCCCGTAGGTGGCACCtcggggtgggggtcagggtggtggggtggcaccgctgtccccgctgtccccggCAGGATTTGGGACGTCAACCAGAAGTCGCTTTATCTGCGCAACGACCAGCTGGTGGCCGGGCACCTGCAAGGGGCCAACGCCGCCCTCGAAGGTgagatggggacatggggacacggggacacggggagggggggacacgtCGGGCACGGCCTGATGGCCCCgtgtgtgtcccctccccaccccgcagAGAAGGTGTTTTGGGTGCCCAACCGCGCCTTCGAGCCCGCCCGGCTGCCCGTCATCATGGGCATCCAGAATGGCACCCGCTGCCTGGCCAGCCCCCCCGCCAGCCAGCccaccctgcagctgcaggtgaGGGGACACGGCGGGGACATggcggggatggggacaccaaAGGGATGGGGACatcatggggatggggatgccacggggacagggacactgtGGGGACACCACAGGAATGAGGACACCAAAGGGATGGGGATGCCAcagggacaccatggggacagggacactgtggggatggggacactgtGGGGACAAGGATGCCCCGGGGATGAGGGcactgcagggatggggacactgaGAGGATgccacagggatggggacaccaaAGGGATGGAGATGCCACAGGGCATGCCATGGGGATGCCATGGGGAtgccatggggatggggacatcaAAGGGATGGGGACAtcacagggacagggacactgcagggatggggacacagctgggatgGGACTGccacggggatggggacaccatggggatggggacaccatgAGGATGAGGACACTGGGGATCATGGGGACATTGTGGGAACCGGGATGCTGTGAGGACAGGGACaccacagggacagggacaccgCAGTGGTGGGGCACACAGGGATCGTAGGGATGGGGCATTGTGGGGCTGGGACAcgcggggatggggacaccgtggggctggggacaccgtGGGGTCGGGGACaccacagggatggggacaccacagggatggggactctgtggggatggggacaccgtGGGGATGGGAacactgtggggctggggacaccgtGGGGATGGGAACaccgtggggctggggacaccacagggatggggacaccgTGGGGATGGGGGCACCATGGGGACGGAGGCaccacagggatggggacatcatggggctggggacaccgtGGGGAAGGGGACatcatggggatggggacacatggggttggggacaccatggggatggggacaccatCTCTGTCCGTCTCTTGGTGACGCTGGGGCTTGGTGGCCGCCGCAGGACGCTGACATCAGGGAGCTGCCCCGCGCCGGGGTGGCCTCGGCCACCTTCACCTTCTTCCGCTCCTACAAGGACGGGCTGTGGCGCTTCGAGTCGGCCGCCAACCCCGGCTGGTTCCTCAGCACCTCGGCCCGTGGCCACCAGCCCCTCGGCCTCTCCCGCCACCCCGATGCCACCCACCTCCTCGACTTCtacttccagctctgctgaacCCCCTCTGGCCCCAGGGGACGGGGACATCCCCCACCCCGAGGGGGACGCGGTGACATTCCGTGGGGAATAAAGATGCTTAGGACAcctgggatggggacactgtggggacggggacagcgtggggatggggacaccgtggggatggggacaccatggggtTGGGGACACCGTGGGGACGAGGACACCATGGGGATGGGAGCactgtggggatggggacatcaTGGGGATGGGGATACTGTGGATGGGGACAccgtggggatggggacaccatggggacaggggcaccacagggatggggacatcaTGGGGATAGGACActgtgggatggggacaccgtggggatggggacactgtggggatggggacactgggggtggggatggggacaccatggggatGGCGAAaccatggggacaggggcaccacagggatggggacaccgTGGGGATGGGGACCCCGTGGGGTTGTGGACTTGGGTGGCTGTGGCGTGGGTGGCAGCGAGGGAAAAGGGGGGGACAGAGTGAGCGGTGGCCCCCGGCGCCTGCGTCACCGCGGCGGGGTGGCCGGTGTTGCGCCACCAGCTCGTTAGGGACGGGGACGGGATGTCCCCAAAGCGGGGGGGGGTGTGACGCAGCCAAACGGGGCTGCCCCGTAACCGGGCGCCTCCCGGGTTTGGCCCTTTCCCGGATTTGGTGGTGACGGTTGTCACCCGCCCGGCACACCCCAACTGCCACCGGCACCGCACGGCACCGCACGGCGCGGCACGGTGGGGACGGGGGACAAGGGACCTGGGGGACACGGgactgtggggacaggggacatgggtACAGCAGGGACGGGATGTGCAGGaccatggggacacggggacatgggaccgtggggacaggggacacgggCACAGCAGGGATGGGGCGTGCAAGatcatggggacagggggacagggggacagggaacaCGGGGACTTGGGGACAGGGAACATGGGTACAGCAGGGACAGGGCATGCGGGACCTGGGGGACATGGGACCATGGGGACAGGGCACATGGGACCACAGGGATGGGACAGGCGGGAcaatggggacatggggacagggcacATGGGACCTTGGGGACAGGACACGTGGGCACCATGAGGGTGGGACAGGGGACTGTGGGGACAGGGCACACGGGACCCTGGGGACATGGCTCCCGGGCACTGTGGGGACAGGGCACATGGGACACATCTTGGGGACAGGGGCATCGCGAGGGCCACCCCCGGGGCACACGGCGTCATGGGACAGGGGACagtgtggggacagggatggtgGCACGGGGACATCCCCGCCATGGTGACCGCGGGCATCACGacgggggggacacaggggacagaGGGAGCAGGTGGCATTTCACCGTGTCCCCGTGCCAGCGCCCGCCCAGCCCCGTGGCTCCCGCACAATTACCGGGGCGGGCTctgcccccgccgccctgcccggcCCTATAAGAGCCACCGTCACCCGGGGTGGGGACACAGCCCAGAGGACACGGGGACGGGATCTGGGAAGGTGACGGATCTGCAGGTACCGCTGGGGACGGGGACAAGCCGGGTGCCACGCGGGCAGCGCTCCGAGGGCGTTCACTCTGAAGCCTACTGATAACCGGGAGACCGGGTGCGTTAAGGGGGGGGACATCCCCCACCTGTGTCACCCACGTGCCACCCTCTCTCTCGCACAGGCTTGGCCATGTCCCACACGTCCACACCTGCCTTGAGGTGAGCGGTGGCAGGGTGGGGACAGGGTTGTCCCTCTCATACCTGGGGCCTGAGTCACCCGCCGTGGCACCCGCCCTCACCCCTCTCTCTGCCCCCCCCCTGGGGACACAGCGGGGCCGAGGGTCCCCGGGGACACCCGGCGCCCTCCTGGCCCCCCGGGCACCTGCCGAACCTCATGGCGGCGCTgagcggggggagcggggacgCGGCGGAGGCTGTCACCGACCCCGACATGGTGGCCTTGTTCGAGGAGTTCCTGGGGAGCGGTAACGCCCGACGGGCACGAGGGCCCTGTCCCCAcgtgtcccctgtgtccccacctGCCCCTTgtgcccctgtccccatggcccCGTGTCCCTGAATCCATCCCTGCCCCCATGTgccccatccccatgtccccgtgtcccttgtccccatgtcccacatccccatgtccccgtgtCGCCATGTCTcccatccccatgtccctgtgaTGCCCACATGGCCCTgtgtccccacgtccccgtgtccccatgcaCCCCTGATGCCCATGTCCCCACCCACATCCCCATGCACCCACGTGACTCTGTTCCCAGTCCCCACGTGCCCGTCACACCCGTGTGCCCTGTCCCCGTGCCCTCGTGTCCCTATGTCCCCTAACCCCACATGCCTGTGACGCCTacatgtccccgtgtccccacatGCCCATCACACCcgtgtcccccatccccacgTCCCCATGATGTCCCCATGCCCCCATGCACCTGTGACACCCCggtgccccctccccatgtcccctgtccctgtgtccccatgtcccccatccCCATGTTCTCATCACCCCTCTGTGCCCCATCCCCATGTCttcatgtccccatgtccccacgtcccccatCCCCACGTCCTTGTGATGCCCCCATGTACCCACACGCCCATGGCACCCCACGTGCcccctccccgtgtccccttgtccccatgTCTCCCATCCCCATGATGTCCCCATGCCCCCATGCACGTGTGACACCCCTAtgccccctccccatgtcccctgtctccgtgtccccatgtcccccatccccacatGCCCATCACCCCTCTGTGCCCCATCCTCTGTCCCCATGTCCTTGTGatgcccccatgtccccacatgCCCATGACGCCCCATGTGTcccctccccgtgtccccctgtccccgtgtcccctggCAGAGGGCTCGGTGCACGTGACAGTGGCCACGGAAGACACGCGGCCCCGGGCACAGCCCTACCACTACGTGATGAGGGACACGGAGCACAAGGGGCTTTGCCTACACAACGGGCAACTGGTGGCCACCAGCCTGCAGGGTGCCAACTCCGCCCAGGaaggtgggtgccctgggtggggcagggggtggcacccacacccatgggtgctcccaCCCATCGCACCCACCTCATCTCCTTGTAGAACCCATCAGCGTGGTGCCCAACCCACACCTGGAGCGCCAGCGCTGTCCCCTCATCGTGGGCATCCGTGGTGGCACTCAGGCCCTCTCCTGCGGCACCGGCCCCGAGCCCCAGCTGAAGCTGGAGGTGAGCATGGACAAGGCTGTCACGGTGGGGGGTGGCCCaggggcaccctggggtggtggggacCCAAATGTGGGTCAACCCAAGGGGGACA carries:
- the DDX56 gene encoding probable ATP-dependent RNA helicase DDX56: MAAAEGTAPGFEHMGLDGRLLRAVAELGWATPTAIQAEAIPLALEGRDLLARARTGSGKTGAYGLPLLQHLLRVKAAPSAVAQAVRALVLVPSKELGQQVARSLRQLAAFCARDVRVADLCAHADLAAQRPVLMEKPDVVVGTPGRVLAHVGARSLSLRHSLELLVLDEADLLLSFGFGEDIKALLCHLPKIYQALLMSATFSPDVEALRELVLHNPVTVRPAEPRLPGGCQLRQFAVRCGAEEDKFLLLCALLKLRLLRGRALLFVGTLARCYRLKLFLEQFGIAACALNSELPARSRCHVITQFNRGIYDYIVATDEEAPAGQPPRKKRKAAAQSKGKDPEYGVARGIDFQNVAAVINFDVPPTVESYIHRVGRTARADNPGTALTFALPEEQEGLARIEDALAGENGQSMLQPYKFSTDEIEGLRYRCRDAMRSVTKQAVKEARLREIKDELLNSEKLKAYFEDNPRDLHVLRHDKPLHPAIVKPHLRNVPDYLVPPSLRGVAKPNLKKRKSLRLPRAGAKRRGGSTARGTGNPLQSFKYTHRRAKRRAAPPS
- the TMED4 gene encoding transmembrane emp24 domain-containing protein 4, with the translated sequence MAGGERLRAALAAVVLAAWSAHGLYFHIGETEKRCFIEEIPDETMVIGNYRTQLWDKQSESFLPSTPGLGMHVEVKDPDGKVVLSRQYGSEGRFTFTSHTPGEHQICLHSNSTRMALFAGGKLRVHLDIQVGEHTNNYPEIAAKDKLTELQLRARQLLDQVEQIQKEQNYQRYREERFRMTSESTNQRVLWWSIAQTIILILTGIWQMRHLKSFFEAKKLV
- the LOC137675444 gene encoding interleukin-36 receptor antagonist protein-like isoform X2, translating into MEAEGFALCHAPALQTKVFQYRIWDVNQKSLYLRNDQLVAGHLQGANAALEEKVFWVPNRAFEPARLPVIMGIQNGTRCLASPPASQPTLQLQDADIRELPRAGVASATFTFFRSYKDGLWRFESAANPGWFLSTSARGHQPLGLSRHPDATHLLDFYFQLC
- the LOC137675444 gene encoding interleukin-36 receptor antagonist protein-like isoform X1, which gives rise to MACRPALTLALLFLCAEAEGFALCHAPALQTKVFQYRIWDVNQKSLYLRNDQLVAGHLQGANAALEEKVFWVPNRAFEPARLPVIMGIQNGTRCLASPPASQPTLQLQDADIRELPRAGVASATFTFFRSYKDGLWRFESAANPGWFLSTSARGHQPLGLSRHPDATHLLDFYFQLC
- the LOC137675293 gene encoding interleukin-36 receptor antagonist protein-like; this encodes MAALSGGSGDAAEAVTDPDMVALFEEFLGSEGSVHVTVATEDTRPRAQPYHYVMRDTEHKGLCLHNGQLVATSLQGANSAQEEPISVVPNPHLERQRCPLIVGIRGGTQALSCGTGPEPQLKLEEVGLLDLFSRGAEATPYTFYKTFGGSTHTFEAAAFPGRFLSTSSVSGEALGLDAPPAITTFYLRRK